GAAGATGGATATTTCTAAATGGGCACAGTATGTGTGTTTAAAAGGAGGGGGCGGTCCTTAATTGAGTGAACCATCTGCATGTTACATGTGATCCATTTACAGTACAGCATATCCCGTCACAGAGAGCATCACAGGGTCGAAATGGTCTCTGACTTTTCTTCTCGAAGCGATACTTCATAATCATAATCAGCCCATTCGGAGCTCTCTCACGACaaaggcccccccaaaaaaagatcaTCGGATATGAGATTGACCACGACGGGAAATGGAATATTGTTTGCATATCCTTCAGGGTTTTACAGTGAAAACAgcacaacaataaaacacacaggGTACGCCTCAGTTATGGCATCTTGCAGATTAATATGAGTAGCTGAGGGGGATACTTTGGAAATTGCTTTCACTAGAAATGTGTCAAGGCTGacagttttctatttttttttttcttcttcactttgATTCCTATTAAGCACATTCCTCTGATCTAATTCAATAAATGCCAAAGGGAGGAAAAATAATCATATTCAGTCCTTATCCTTTGGGATATGTGTCTATGGAACCCATAAATACTTCtaactttctttcttcttcacatAATCTCCTCTGAGATTCACGTATTTTCAGACGTCTTATATTTCTGAGTTAATCGAGTGCATAAAGTACACTTAGTTTTGGAATATGCGCTAAACACACAATCAAAGGAGAAAGTGCTAAGCCACCGAGCCGTCGTGACATATTTGAGCAAGATGACAATATAATCTGTTTCATTCACTCGTCTATATTGGAGCAATAAAGCGCCGCTTTCTGCTCCTCTGACAGCTTTTTGGAGTTTTCAACACGGAGTTCAGATGGTGAGCTGACAGCCCGACTGCTCTTTGTGATGAAATGATCTCCCAAAGCTACAAATTACAAGTCTGTCAATAAGCGCGAGCCTTCCTCCTCCTAATGAGCTTCATAACAAATCTGTTTCCAACCAGAAAAAGAACTAATGAGGCATTTAAAACAGATAATGGATTTTGCGCAAACATTTCTCTGGCATCACAGATTAGGGATCAGCCAAACTCTCATTCCTCATCTCTCACTAAGACAAACAGTAAACAACCTCCACGGCGAGACCGAGCCGCTGCAATAACGCAATGTACGCCGGGTTCTCGTCTCAAGTCTCGCTCGGGACAAAAAGTGCTACAGGTGAGCGTGAAGGGAACATGAGCTCACCTATTTTAACGTAAAATATTCCTCCCTCGCGAACATCTGTTGTCTGTACAACACCCAAACAAACACAGCGggtaagaaagaaaaacaagacagaaatgCTACTCGGTTTCTCCTCGACTCGtaacgtcttcttctttttttcaatttaaggtcagtgcaacaacaaaaaaagacaacaaaataaACCTTTGCGGAACTCGATGGCAGCGACGGTCAAACTCGACCGTTCGATATCGGCCGACCGGCAGCAGCAGGTCAGCTGGTGTAACCCAGCCTCCCCATCACGCCCCCACACACGTCCTCTATTAGTCTGATGTCCTTTCGCGGCATATTTTGCCTCCACGTGTTAATGTTGGCCGGGGAGATGTCCCCCTCGTACATGAGGTTGTACAGGTTCGTGGAGGTGGTGAACAGAAGTTCGTTGAGGGCGGCGGGCGACACGGGCACCCCGAGGAACGCGTGGATGCTCTCCGCCGTCTCCTGCGGGAAGTCCACCACGTCCTCGAACCTCACTTGGAGGAAGGACTCCTCGGGGAGGCTCTCGCTGACTCGCAGCGCCGCCGCCGTGTGAGCCCGCCACAGGTGGGCCAGCATGAGGACGGGGTCGCTCTCGGAACGGGCCAGCAGCCTCCGGATCAGTTGGAACTCCGGCGCCGCGGTCGGGCACGCGGCGTCCCCCTTGAACATCAAGGAGAGGTGCTGCGGGATGTTTTTGAGGGCGTAGAGGCTGGGTTTGCTGTTGTAGACCATGAGATAAATCCACGCTCGAGGGTCTCTCACCAGGTAGATCGTCCTCAGGGAAGACCCCACGACCTCCTGGATGAACGGCAGCTTGAGCGCCCAGCTTCCGCTCCGCAGGTTGAGGACCACGCGGGCGTTGGGGTACTCGGCCACGTGCCGCCTCATCTCCCTCACGGACTCTGCATCCCGGTCCAGGCTCGCTCTCAGCTTGCCCTTCAGCTCAGACGCCGGCTCTCTCCTCCCGGACCTTTTCTTTCCGTCCCTAGAGGCGCCGGCTCTCTGGGGCTGTCTGACCCGACTGCCCTCTGCCAGCTGAATATTCTGCAAGTGCATCTTGGTGTTGCGAACCAGCGAATGCAGCCAGCCCTGAATGATCTTGAAGCGCCCCCGCGCGGCGTCCGACCGCGACCACTCGCAGGCGTCGACCAGCGAGTCGAACTCAAACTCGGTCTCGGGAACGTCCACGTGCTCCGTGGGGACTCTGATGTAAACGAAGTCCGAGCTGTTGTAGAAAAGGTGCTTGAGTATTTCCGACCCCGATCCGGGAAGGGTCGTCACGACGACGGTGGGTAGGGGGAGCCGCCGCTGCTCGTACAGCCTGATTTGTTCGTCGGCTTCGCTTTTGCCGCCCGCGACTTTCCATTTGACCCCGCAGAGGAGCTGATCGCAGCTGTTGGACACAAACAGCAGCTCGGCGATCCACAGGATGAGCACCGAGAGGAGGGCGTAGCGCATCAGCCGGCTGAAGCAGACGTAAAACTTTCTCTGCAGGGTCAGGAACACGATGGCCACGCAGAGGACCACGCCCGCGATCACGTTGACTGCGAAGCCAAACTCAAACAGCTGATTGTTGCCGCTGATTGGTTTGGGGATGAGCTGAGTCCCAAGGCCAAATCGAGTGATCTGATTCCTATCCTCAACTTTACAGTGACCTCCGAATCCTAAATAAGTCGACCTCGCGCCGATGTCTTTGTAGTTTGTCGCGATGGAGACGATCGTCTCCGTGTTATTTATGGTTAAAGAAATCCTCACTCCGTCTTCGCTGCTATCCACAAATCTACAGCTGGAGACTTTGACATATGGGCCGTGCAACACGTACGCTACCCTGCTCACTGGGCCCGTCACTGGAAAAGTGACATTGACGAACTGAGTCCACCTCTTTTTAAACTCCGCCGCCTGCTCTGCCTCTTGGATCTTGGTATCGGGGCTGTGACCCTGGCTGTCGAACCAGAACATTTTATAATGAGCGTCCCACACGTCCATCATGGCGCCGTTATATCGGTCCATGAATTTGAACGGGACGTATTTAAAGTCAATGTCTAGGTTGTGGAAGAAAGCACTGAGCGACTTCACGGGCGAGTCGCTCCACTTCTCGACGTGGTCGAGCACCAGCAGGGTCTGCGAGTTCAGCAGGACTAAAGCTCGGTACACGCTCTTCAGCCTCATGGCGGGGGAGTACGCCGACGCCGCTTCGCCGCTCACGAACATGGTGTCCCCGTGGGAGGACGCGGCGATCACCTCCCCTTTGGCGTCGCCCACCCCCTCGTCGGTCCAGCGCAGCCACTTGGCGCACTCCCCCAACTGCCCCTCCCACGGCGCGTTGCACTGGCTGGTGGGAGACGGACTGAACACCAACACGTTGTTGAGGTAGCTGTACTTCGGACCGTAGAGGGCTTCGGACACGAACACCTGTCCGTTGGGAGCGAACGTGAACGAGTTCTGATCCGGGTGCTCGTGACCCGGGTTGAAGCTGTTCCAGCCGTCCACCCAGGAGTACGGCTTGTCGTGGACGATGTCATAGACGGCGCGGCCCCCCAGCTTGCCCGACTTAAAGGACACAAAAGTATTACCCTGGCCGCTCGGGAGGCCGGCGCCGTACGTAACCACGCCCCAGTTTGAGAAAATATGCATCCTGGCTTTCCCAAAGTCGTGGGGCGGCTGCGGCGTGAGCAGGGAGTCGTACCAGATGTATTCCGTGTGAAGGGTAGCCCAGCGCTGGGCGGACGACTGCCCCATGGGACCGTCCTTGGGCCGGTGCTTTCTAATCTGCTGAGCCAGCCAGTTGCCCGTCCCGTTCCTCATGACGAAAGTGTCGAGGAAAACGAGCTGGCTCTCCGGCCCGTAAAACCAGTTGTAGTTGGAGTCGGCGATGCCCACTGTCCTCTGGAAGCCCGGCAGCAGAGTGGCGTAATAAAACCAGAAGTGTCCCCGGAGCCAGTTGCTCTGCAGGTTGTCGATGTTGAAATGGCGCTGAGCTAAGAAGACGTACTGGGTGATGGACTTGGCTGTGTAGCTCCCGTACGCTACCCCCTCATCCAGAGACCCATCGACAACGTGGTTCAGGAGGAACATCGTTTTCTCCATGTAGTTCGTTGCCACTTGTTTCCAGATCATCGACTCCCGGTCGTCGTGCGACCCCACCACGATTGCGCCGATCAGGACGGCTAATATGTTGGTGGTTTGATGGTTTTGGAGGTACTGTTTGCCCCACCCTCTGTGCTTTGAGAGGTCAAACAGCTCCTCCGTCTCAGAGCGAATTTTCTTGAAGTAAACGACCCGCCGGCGCTCGTCCAGGCGGGAGTAAATAAAGTCATAGGCTGTAGCAAACCCAGTGAGCGAGTGCGCCGTGGGGACCTCGTCGTTAGGAGCGCTGGTCACCTTCCAGTCGGGGTACTCAGCCATCCTATCCATAAACTTGATAAGAAACTGCAGGGCAGCAGAGTCCTCTGGGCGCAGCAGGCAGTAGAGAGCCAGAGGAGGCAGGTTGTTCCCATAAATCTCATTCCACTTGCTCGTAAACTCTGCATGTTTCGCAGGGGGCATGTAAGAGGGAACATTTGCCAACATGCTGAGCGCAGCGGCCCGGATGACTTTAAATATGTGACTGTGGGTGGTGGTGGACCTTTGCCTCAAGTGCAACACATCCACTTGGTTAAAATATAGGTTGGGGTGGGAATCGGAGGAGAGGAGTTTCCACTGCTCGGTCGCTCTGGCTTGTGTGAGCTTCACCTGCAGCAAGTCATCTGTGAAAATGTCTCTGTCCGAGGCGTTGAAGACCCCCGAGAAAGCAGCGCCCACTGCGAATagtggcagtaaaaaaacagaaTACAAAACCCAGTTGACTGCCATGTTGCCGGGCATTTCTGAATACATTTTagtgcatttaaaaataattaatgtgtttttaaaaaaaagtgttgttgAAATGTCCCATAACTGTAGTTGTTGATTCAGAATAAAAGTCCAGGTGAGATAGAGTTATTGAGTTGCAAGAGtccagcatttaaaaaaaaaagggaaaaaagtatACGTCCCATTCATGATAgtcaagaaaagagaagaagaaaaaaactttactGCAAAAGAAAAACCACACTATCCACGTCCACTTGTAACAATCTCACAACAGTTCGCAAAGGCAACGAAACGCATCACATACGTTGCACGTGAATGTCTGACGGTGGGAAGATGTCTCTGGTCCGGTTTGAATTTAAATCCAAGAAAAAACATCCTGCACGTTTCCCTCCGTCCTCACAGTGGTCACAACACGCGTGCTCGTGAAGACTGGCGATCTTCCCCCGATCGCGTGCGCCGGCAACTCATatcgctctcctctcttcacccatCGGAACatttcctcttcccctcccaaaaaaaaccccaacagCAGTCAGCCCCAGTCGGTGTCCGGTCCAATCTCAGTCACCCAAAGGCACCGCGAGCGAGCTGCGACCTCCGCGGACAGGAACCTCATCCAACAACGCATCTCCGCAGATAACATTGCTTGgtatctccctcctcctcctcctcctcctccaccacctccctccctccctccgactCCAAAACTGCCCGCTGCTTTAAATGTGCAAATCCTGATCGGCAAATTGATCCGTTTTCATCGGTAAATCCCGCGCGGTCCGTTTCCACCCCCCGAGCTCCGCGCTTTTTTAGTTGGGCGAAGTccgcaagaagaagaaaaaacacacacacaaaaaaaggagggaaagTTGTCGTCACTCCGCAAGTATTCAAAGAATGAGCCACGCGTTTCGTGGGCTGTCCGCGGGAACCAGTGAATCAGCCGCTCCCCCGAAGATGAATGATCCAGATGTGGATGGACGCGCGTCCGCGGGGCATTCGTGCGCGTCCGCGACCGATTGAGAAAAACATCTCACAAGTAAAGGCTGCGCGTAATCTCCGGACCCGTCTCCCTCTgagtgcgcgtgcgtgtgcgtgtgcatgtgtgtgtgtgtgtgtgtgtgtgtgtgtgtgattgtttttttttccttcactaGGTGGAACATTTCCACTGAACAAACTGTAGAGGGAGCCGTGACTTCAGAAGCCTTGTGTGGCATGGAGAGTGGGAAGGATGAAtattcatcctctctctctctctctctctctctctctcgctctctctctcattatgaTGTTATATTGCTTATGCTACAGAGGCAACATCACACAAGTGGTTGTGAAAACACTCTTTTCGGATCTACTTAAAACAGGCATTGTATAGCAACATGCACAGGAAAAGTATTTCCTAATATATTCAAATCTTTCTCCATGTGTTAATGATTTTTTCCACAGCCAGCGGTCTGCAACATGCTTCCCGTGTGTGTGCTAAAGCTAAGCGAGGCCGCTTCTGGTTGCAGCGACATTGGTTTCCTCATAGCGAGAAAATGATCAAGCCCAGATCAAAACTAAACTATTTATTACGTTGACATCTTATTTAAAAGAATATATTCACATTTTGAGACTGATGACGGTGGCAAAATACCAACGTGGCCCTTTAACAGCAAATAAAGGCATTAACCAATCACGCTGTTCGGAAAAGAGATATCCAAAACGTACACTATAGTGTAGATGAGGCTTATGAGTTGCCCTTAaataagaaacaacaacaacaaaacaacaacagggaGACTGAAGAAACAAATGGTAGGCTATTACTCCTTCCAAAAAAATGAGCTCTTACCAGATCCACTCCTTCTGTTctttcctttcacaataaaagcccaagACACATATGCTGCGTAACTGTTCAGCATCTACATTACATGATTACGTGTCAATTAGCTGACGCTTTtgtccaaagcgacttacaatcctgttaaaTTCATACACAGTAgatgcagctacagggagcaattcagggttaagtgtcttgctcaaggacacatcgactagggcggggattgaacctccaaccccctgattgaaagacggacctgctacccactgacccacagtcacaggGAACTCTCATTCACTAAGAGCATTTAGCTTAAGGTAGCTCATTTAGGTAAAGGTAGTTCATTTGGCTAAAGGTAGCTCGTTCAGATAAAGGAAGCTCATTTGGCTAAAAGTAGCTCATTTGGCTAAAGGTAGCTCGTTCAGATAAATGTAGCTCATTTGGCTAAAAGTAGCTTGTTTGGCTAAAGGTAGCTCGTTCAGATAAAGGAAGCTCATTTGCCTAAAGGTAGCTTGTTTAGCTAAAGGTAGCTCGTTCAGAGAAAGGAAGCTCATTTGGCTAAAAGTAGCTTGTTTGGCTAAAGGTAGCTCGTTCAGATAAATGTAGCTCATTTGGCTAAAAGTAGCTTGTTTGGCTAAAGGTAGCTCGTTCAGCTAAAGGTAGCTCATTTGGCTAAAGGTAGCTCATTTGGCTAAAGGTAGCTCGTTCAGATAAAGGAAGCTCATTTGGCTAAAAGTAGCTCGTTCAGATAAAGGAAGCTCATTTGGCTAAAAGTAGCTTGTTTGGCTAAAGGTAGCTCGTTCAGATAAAGGAAGCTCATTTGGCTAAAAGTAGCTTGTTTGGCTAAAGGTAGCTCGTTCAGATAAAGGTAGCTCATTTGGCTAAAGGTAGCTTGTTTAGCTAAAGGTAGTTCATTTAGTTAAAAGTAGCTAATTTAGTTAAAGGTATCTCATTTAGCTAAAGATAGCTCATTTAGTTAAAAGTAAACTCAGTAAGATAGCTGAGAGTAGTTTAGGAAATATacgtattatattatattatatatttagacGCTGCTTGCTTCAACAGGATCTCGTCTGCCTTCACTGATCTCCTCAAATTATTTTCTTGTAAGGACTGATTATGATGAGTCTTTATGGCAGTTTTGAAGGCACACGGCATGAATGCATGAAACACAAATAATGTCATAATAGCCTTTTGATGAACATTAAATAGAAATGAACCTCTTTCTTTGGCCCGACATGTCTCTTCACATGCCGTTTACCTTCAGTCTCAGT
The Pseudoliparis swirei isolate HS2019 ecotype Mariana Trench chromosome 16, NWPU_hadal_v1, whole genome shotgun sequence DNA segment above includes these coding regions:
- the LOC130206555 gene encoding dermatan-sulfate epimerase-like protein; translation: MYSEMPGNMAVNWVLYSVFLLPLFAVGAAFSGVFNASDRDIFTDDLLQVKLTQARATEQWKLLSSDSHPNLYFNQVDVLHLRQRSTTTHSHIFKVIRAAALSMLANVPSYMPPAKHAEFTSKWNEIYGNNLPPLALYCLLRPEDSAALQFLIKFMDRMAEYPDWKVTSAPNDEVPTAHSLTGFATAYDFIYSRLDERRRVVYFKKIRSETEELFDLSKHRGWGKQYLQNHQTTNILAVLIGAIVVGSHDDRESMIWKQVATNYMEKTMFLLNHVVDGSLDEGVAYGSYTAKSITQYVFLAQRHFNIDNLQSNWLRGHFWFYYATLLPGFQRTVGIADSNYNWFYGPESQLVFLDTFVMRNGTGNWLAQQIRKHRPKDGPMGQSSAQRWATLHTEYIWYDSLLTPQPPHDFGKARMHIFSNWGVVTYGAGLPSGQGNTFVSFKSGKLGGRAVYDIVHDKPYSWVDGWNSFNPGHEHPDQNSFTFAPNGQVFVSEALYGPKYSYLNNVLVFSPSPTSQCNAPWEGQLGECAKWLRWTDEGVGDAKGEVIAASSHGDTMFVSGEAASAYSPAMRLKSVYRALVLLNSQTLLVLDHVEKWSDSPVKSLSAFFHNLDIDFKYVPFKFMDRYNGAMMDVWDAHYKMFWFDSQGHSPDTKIQEAEQAAEFKKRWTQFVNVTFPVTGPVSRVAYVLHGPYVKVSSCRFVDSSEDGVRISLTINNTETIVSIATNYKDIGARSTYLGFGGHCKVEDRNQITRFGLGTQLIPKPISGNNQLFEFGFAVNVIAGVVLCVAIVFLTLQRKFYVCFSRLMRYALLSVLILWIAELLFVSNSCDQLLCGVKWKVAGGKSEADEQIRLYEQRRLPLPTVVVTTLPGSGSEILKHLFYNSSDFVYIRVPTEHVDVPETEFEFDSLVDACEWSRSDAARGRFKIIQGWLHSLVRNTKMHLQNIQLAEGSRVRQPQRAGASRDGKKRSGRREPASELKGKLRASLDRDAESVREMRRHVAEYPNARVVLNLRSGSWALKLPFIQEVVGSSLRTIYLVRDPRAWIYLMVYNSKPSLYALKNIPQHLSLMFKGDAACPTAAPEFQLIRRLLARSESDPVLMLAHLWRAHTAAALRVSESLPEESFLQVRFEDVVDFPQETAESIHAFLGVPVSPAALNELLFTTSTNLYNLMYEGDISPANINTWRQNMPRKDIRLIEDVCGGVMGRLGYTS